From Bacteroidota bacterium, the proteins below share one genomic window:
- a CDS encoding T9SS type A sorting domain-containing protein: protein MFLHSQEVITNFSFNPTVAEKYRQIKNSTQKKIPVALDTLSLPFLDDFSKDGIYPDTSLWLDSNVFINRDYPIAPPTLGVATFDGVSKTGLPYDTNIVNVGSYPADTLTSKPINLSLYQPIDSVFFSFFWQAQGRGDRPDISDSLLLQFKNASLPDSLAWKTVWFRKGFTATSPPDSLFHLVMLKVDTAFLKNGFQFRFTNWATISGNVDHWHIDYVFLDKNRGVNNTVFDDVAFAYNSKSLLKNYYAMPWEQYTQAEMKSNFSFCIHNLDTAIKNTSFVDTIFNECGYNGNSDNINPNITTGCAGNPQFANPPASNLPLYSFPNLTWDTSFLLQATLSTSTDIDRWNDTLRFTQNLKNYYAYDDGTVEGGYGINSSPAEIAYKFTLNKPDILYAVEMLFDWIPPNAHQQEFKVQVWDDSGGFPGNVIYQSSMESPHYYYTYHSDWGNLTNMFFPYMLKSPLSVSGTFYVGLIQYTFPSSTLLNLGIDKNTDSRTKMYFNLDDGNGWAQSQIITPCSWMIRPVLGSTKGLSVHEKEREETPILVFPNPSNGKFIIESEEKQSQVEIINLLGEIIYKAGINNQKSEIDLSSQPEGIYFLRATDEKGIVHAQKIILSK, encoded by the coding sequence ATGTTTTTACATTCTCAGGAAGTGATTACAAATTTTTCTTTCAATCCAACAGTTGCAGAAAAATACCGGCAGATTAAAAACAGCACGCAGAAAAAAATACCGGTTGCGCTCGATACACTTTCGCTTCCTTTCCTCGATGATTTTTCAAAAGATGGCATTTATCCCGATACATCGCTTTGGCTCGACAGCAATGTTTTTATTAACCGCGATTATCCGATTGCTCCGCCCACACTGGGTGTTGCAACATTTGATGGCGTGAGCAAAACCGGATTGCCTTATGACACAAATATTGTGAATGTGGGTTCCTATCCTGCAGACACGCTAACTTCAAAACCAATTAATCTTTCTCTATATCAACCTATAGATTCTGTTTTTTTCTCTTTCTTTTGGCAGGCGCAGGGAAGAGGCGACCGACCTGATATTAGTGATTCGCTTCTCCTGCAATTCAAAAATGCTTCATTGCCCGATTCTCTCGCATGGAAAACTGTTTGGTTCAGAAAAGGATTTACCGCCACTTCACCGCCCGATTCACTTTTTCATCTTGTAATGCTGAAAGTGGATACTGCCTTTCTGAAAAATGGTTTTCAATTCCGATTTACAAACTGGGCAACCATTTCAGGCAACGTTGACCACTGGCATATTGATTATGTTTTCCTTGATAAAAACAGGGGAGTGAACAATACGGTTTTTGATGACGTTGCCTTTGCTTATAATTCAAAATCGCTATTGAAAAATTATTATGCCATGCCGTGGGAGCAGTACACGCAAGCAGAAATGAAATCAAATTTTTCTTTCTGCATTCATAATCTTGACACAGCAATAAAAAATACTTCCTTTGTTGATACAATTTTTAATGAGTGCGGATATAATGGAAACTCCGATAATATTAATCCGAATATAACTACCGGCTGCGCGGGCAACCCGCAATTTGCAAATCCTCCTGCATCAAATCTTCCTTTATATTCATTTCCTAATTTAACTTGGGATACTTCTTTTCTTCTTCAAGCCACGCTCTCGACTTCTACCGATATTGACCGATGGAACGATACGCTTCGCTTCACACAAAACCTGAAAAATTATTATGCCTACGATGACGGAACGGTGGAAGGCGGCTACGGAATAAATTCTTCTCCCGCAGAAATTGCCTACAAGTTTACGCTCAACAAGCCGGATATTTTGTATGCGGTGGAAATGCTGTTCGACTGGATTCCGCCAAATGCTCATCAGCAGGAATTCAAAGTGCAGGTATGGGATGACAGCGGAGGATTTCCCGGAAATGTAATTTACCAGAGCAGCATGGAATCTCCGCACTACTACTATACCTATCACAGCGATTGGGGAAACCTCACCAATATGTTTTTCCCCTACATGCTCAAAAGCCCGTTAAGTGTGAGCGGAACTTTTTATGTGGGCTTGATTCAATATACATTTCCATCTTCCACACTGCTGAATCTTGGCATTGATAAAAACACCGACTCAAGAACAAAAATGTATTTTAATCTCGATGACGGAAACGGTTGGGCGCAATCGCAAATTATTACTCCCTGCTCGTGGATGATTCGCCCGGTTCTCGGTTCAACAAAAGGATTATCAGTGCATGAAAAAGAAAGGGAAGAAACTCCCATCCTTGTTTTTCCGAATCCATCTAACGGCAAATTTATAATCGAAAGCGAAGAAAAGCAATCACAAGTTGAAATTATAAATCTTCTCGGAGAAATAATATATAAAGCCGGAATCAATAATCAGAAATCTGAAATTGATTTATCTTCTCAGCCCGAAGGAATTTACTTTTTACGAGCAACTGACGAGAAGGGAATTGTACACGCGCAAAAAATTATCCTTTCGAAATAA
- a CDS encoding D-alanine--D-alanine ligase: MRKNIAVVTGGYSGESVISLQSADVVIKHLDSNKYCCYKIVITKNKWFLSDDGQEYSIDKNDFSATILKRKINFDCAFMAIHGTPGEDGKLQGYFDMIGLPYTSCGVVQSALTFNKAFTVAALSRFGVNTAQSIVVNKKNKFSDDTILANVSLPVFVKPNEGGSSIGTTKVKRREELIPAVQKALKEGDEVIIEEFIEGTEITCGVIRFRGKVKSLAITEIVAQKEFFDFDAKYKDKATQEITPARILLPLEAECKNLSEYIYTILGCKGMIRIDYIVKKGKLFLLEVNSIPGMTERSLLPQQAEYSGISKKELFSNAVEEALAGN; the protein is encoded by the coding sequence ATGAGAAAAAATATTGCGGTGGTTACTGGCGGATATTCGGGCGAATCGGTTATTTCGCTTCAGAGCGCAGATGTTGTAATAAAACATTTGGATTCGAATAAATATTGCTGCTATAAAATTGTAATCACAAAAAATAAATGGTTTCTTTCGGATGACGGGCAGGAATATTCCATAGACAAAAATGATTTTTCTGCTACTATCTTAAAACGAAAAATAAATTTCGACTGCGCTTTCATGGCAATTCACGGAACTCCGGGCGAAGATGGAAAACTTCAGGGATATTTTGATATGATTGGTTTGCCTTATACTTCCTGTGGAGTTGTGCAATCCGCGCTCACATTCAATAAAGCATTTACAGTAGCAGCACTCAGCAGGTTTGGCGTGAACACGGCACAATCAATTGTAGTAAATAAAAAAAATAAATTTTCTGACGACACAATTTTGGCAAACGTTTCTCTTCCCGTTTTTGTAAAACCAAACGAAGGAGGTTCGAGCATTGGCACCACAAAAGTGAAACGCAGAGAAGAATTAATTCCAGCTGTTCAAAAAGCGCTGAAAGAAGGCGATGAAGTTATCATAGAAGAATTTATTGAAGGAACAGAAATTACCTGCGGAGTTATTCGCTTCAGGGGGAAAGTGAAATCACTTGCCATTACAGAAATTGTTGCGCAAAAAGAATTTTTTGATTTTGATGCGAAGTATAAAGACAAAGCCACCCAGGAAATTACTCCTGCGCGGATTCTTCTTCCGCTCGAAGCCGAATGCAAAAACCTCAGCGAATATATTTATACCATTCTTGGATGCAAAGGAATGATTCGCATAGATTACATTGTGAAGAAAGGAAAATTATTTTTGCTCGAAGTGAACAGCATTCCCGGAATGACGGAGAGAAGTTTGCTTCCGCAGCAGGCAGAATATTCCGGCATTTCCAAGAAAGAACTTTTCAGCAATGCTGTTGAAGAAGCGCTTGCCGGAAATTAA
- a CDS encoding PASTA domain-containing protein — translation MSTKEKNEPGIFRRIFLFLKSKRFRIHFIIAVIFIFLIFWGAFKSLAVYTLHGETISVPDFSGIKTDDLDKFISEKKIKYQIIDSVFDSNISGGIVIRQDPEKNSSVKQNRTIYLTVSAKMPPLVKMPNLVDASMRQALAVLESYGLKAGKREYKPDPCINCVIAQMLKGKKINAGEMIPKGSVIDLILGQGQDGEKISVPCVIGLSQKEAIEKLAENGMSEGAITCTDCKISADKEKAKVYKQNPACSAGVINPGSSIDLVMSIHPQKNNDDE, via the coding sequence ATGAGCACAAAAGAAAAAAATGAACCGGGAATTTTCAGGCGCATTTTTCTTTTTCTGAAAAGCAAACGATTCCGCATTCATTTTATTATTGCAGTGATTTTTATCTTTTTAATTTTCTGGGGTGCATTCAAGTCGCTGGCGGTTTATACTCTTCATGGAGAAACTATTTCTGTTCCTGATTTTTCAGGAATAAAAACAGATGACCTCGATAAATTTATTTCGGAGAAAAAAATAAAATATCAAATTATTGATTCGGTTTTTGATTCCAACATTTCAGGCGGAATTGTTATCAGGCAAGACCCTGAAAAAAATTCTTCTGTGAAACAAAATAGAACCATCTATTTAACCGTCAGCGCCAAAATGCCACCTCTTGTTAAGATGCCAAATCTGGTGGATGCTTCGATGCGACAAGCGCTTGCTGTTTTGGAATCATACGGATTGAAAGCCGGAAAAAGAGAATACAAACCCGATCCTTGTATTAATTGTGTGATAGCGCAAATGCTGAAAGGAAAAAAAATTAATGCAGGTGAAATGATTCCAAAAGGAAGCGTGATTGATTTGATACTTGGTCAAGGGCAAGATGGAGAAAAAATAAGCGTACCTTGTGTAATTGGTTTATCACAGAAAGAAGCCATCGAAAAACTTGCCGAGAATGGAATGAGCGAAGGAGCAATCACCTGCACCGATTGTAAAATAAGTGCCGATAAAGAAAAAGCAAAAGTGTATAAACAAAATCCGGCATGTTCTGCCGGAGTAATTAATCCGGGAAGTTCAATTGATTTGGTCATGAGCATTCATCCGCAAAAAAATAATGATGATGAATAA
- the cysC gene encoding adenylyl-sulfate kinase yields MEKNIIPHRHSITKSDRHRANKHRSLVIWFTGLSGSGKSTLAGKVEALLFKEGIKTYILDGDNVRTGLNKNLSFSPEDRKENIRRIGEAAKLFVDAGVVVLTAFISPYREDRNSVRKLLDKNEFIEVYVKCPVEICEQRDVKGLYAKARKGEIKDFTGINAPYEEPENPEITIETNLASEEACAWKIYQRVIELIRIKS; encoded by the coding sequence ATGGAAAAAAATATTATTCCCCACCGCCACTCCATTACAAAATCTGACCGGCATCGCGCAAATAAACACCGTTCGCTTGTAATCTGGTTTACCGGTTTATCCGGCTCTGGAAAATCTACACTTGCCGGAAAAGTAGAAGCACTGCTTTTTAAAGAAGGAATAAAAACTTATATTCTTGACGGAGATAATGTGCGCACCGGACTGAATAAAAATCTCAGTTTCTCTCCTGAAGACAGAAAAGAAAACATCAGGCGAATTGGTGAAGCGGCAAAACTTTTTGTTGATGCTGGCGTAGTGGTGCTCACTGCATTTATTTCTCCCTATCGCGAAGACAGAAATTCAGTGAGAAAACTTCTCGATAAAAATGAATTCATAGAAGTGTATGTAAAATGCCCCGTTGAAATTTGCGAGCAGCGCGATGTAAAAGGGCTTTATGCAAAAGCGCGCAAAGGAGAAATAAAAGATTTCACCGGCATAAACGCTCCTTATGAAGAACCCGAAAATCCGGAAATCACTATTGAAACAAATCTTGCTTCAGAAGAAGCATGCGCATGGAAAATTTACCAGCGGGTGATTGAATTAATCAGAATTAAATCTTAA
- a CDS encoding non-canonical purine NTP diphosphatase encodes MQLVFATNNPYKLNEVRELLHKKISLLSLSDIRCFEELSETGNSLEENAKQKAKFVHEKYNVNCFADDTGLEIESLNGKPGVLSARYAGEQKSFEDNIQKVLAEMKNIENRKAKFRTVIYLFLNNEEYFFEGSVKGIILKEKRGKDGFGYDPIFQPDGFQKSFAEMTLEEKNKISHRAVGIKKLAAFLNKMKN; translated from the coding sequence ATGCAACTTGTTTTTGCAACTAACAACCCGTATAAACTAAATGAAGTCCGGGAATTGTTGCACAAAAAAATTTCTCTCCTCTCACTTTCAGACATTAGATGCTTTGAAGAACTTTCCGAAACAGGAAATTCGCTTGAAGAAAATGCAAAGCAAAAAGCAAAATTTGTCCATGAAAAATATAATGTGAATTGTTTTGCCGATGATACAGGACTTGAAATTGAATCTCTGAATGGAAAACCCGGAGTTCTTTCTGCACGCTATGCGGGCGAACAAAAAAGTTTTGAGGACAATATTCAAAAAGTTTTGGCTGAGATGAAAAATATTGAAAACAGAAAAGCAAAATTCCGAACCGTTATTTATTTGTTTCTGAACAATGAAGAATATTTTTTTGAAGGCAGCGTGAAAGGAATCATTCTGAAAGAAAAAAGAGGCAAAGATGGATTTGGCTACGATCCGATTTTTCAACCGGACGGATTTCAAAAATCATTCGCAGAAATGACTCTCGAAGAAAAAAATAAAATATCTCATCGCGCAGTTGGAATAAAAAAACTTGCAGCGTTTCTGAATAAAATGAAAAATTAA
- a CDS encoding T9SS type A sorting domain-containing protein yields MKSFYLHLSFLLVFCLLFLHSFAVLHTSVANGAWNTAAIWSPATVPGSADDVVIAVGTTVTNLSGGTNFCNNLTNNGTLNLSGSLQIFGTTFTNNSSFTCTQTLTLRTGSTVTVSGSGSFTCGTFQISGNANINTPVAVTINATTVNVASAKTATNNGTVSCTNLAITGTWTNASGSSLSVKVIGGTGTLNASAISNTVSIINTSASSDVTSADLKRPASGYNILVLSSAGTKILQSNLTVTGNLTVSGPFNVNTKNMTLGGNWTQNNASLSNNTGTCTFNGGAAQTISGTIASIPFTNLTLNNASGLTPSIPITISGNNTLTSGTLTISSTLTYNGAAAQTISGAGSITCSTAGTITINNAAGVTTSSAMTIDGTITVSAGTFNTGATTITLPSDAAHTGRIGNSAGTIVGSDWRQQRFIASASANWDDFSTPINGNNLGDWDNELYLSIASGCPDGTAAGFKSVYYFDAATQAWVAVTTCAPALPATRGYELWLGSDMSNYNPAVLGTVDSRGTPNFGNKAATLASGVGNWTLIGNPYASGIDWALVFADASGLSNFFQIYDQSINNYVTTPNGGIICSTQGFWVQNSGGAPSLTFKESHKTATNVSFVRQSMYATNDMLKMKLYTLDKKNASELIVKINNEGTDYFNAAQDASYRRSKDTISPGLTAVTSDGIKTMYKTVPKKTSLSVPLSAQVYVPGTYYIDFNGINTVFGYNCISLEDKETGVIVKLTSDKTYSFTQSDISKEHLFVLHFENVCTDQTPFANTVRVYSVEDGAAVNFNFDEATSAQISVYNLLGENVANENVKTEKEIVTIPLAAKNQVYIVRVTTSNGTTAYKIFY; encoded by the coding sequence ATGAAAAGTTTTTACCTGCATTTATCTTTTCTTCTTGTATTTTGTTTGCTGTTTCTGCATTCTTTTGCAGTACTTCACACTTCAGTTGCAAATGGTGCGTGGAACACCGCAGCTATATGGAGTCCTGCCACAGTTCCAGGTTCTGCCGATGATGTTGTTATTGCTGTTGGAACTACTGTAACAAATTTATCAGGGGGAACTAATTTCTGTAATAATTTAACAAACAATGGTACTCTTAATTTGTCTGGGAGTTTACAGATATTTGGAACCACATTTACTAATAATAGTTCATTTACTTGTACTCAAACTTTAACATTAAGGACAGGTTCCACAGTTACAGTTTCCGGTTCAGGCAGTTTTACTTGCGGAACATTTCAAATAAGCGGCAATGCAAATATTAATACTCCCGTAGCAGTAACCATTAATGCAACTACTGTAAATGTTGCTTCTGCTAAAACAGCTACAAATAACGGAACCGTAAGTTGCACTAATCTTGCTATAACAGGAACATGGACCAATGCTTCAGGTTCTTCTCTTTCTGTGAAGGTAATAGGAGGCACAGGAACATTAAATGCTTCAGCAATTTCCAACACAGTTTCCATCATTAATACGAGTGCCAGTTCAGATGTTACTTCTGCAGATTTAAAAAGGCCTGCCAGTGGATATAATATTTTAGTGCTTTCAAGCGCAGGAACAAAAATCTTGCAGAGTAATTTAACTGTAACAGGAAATTTAACTGTAAGCGGCCCATTTAATGTAAATACAAAAAATATGACGCTGGGAGGGAATTGGACGCAAAATAATGCCTCTCTCTCCAACAATACAGGAACTTGTACTTTTAATGGAGGCGCTGCACAAACCATCAGCGGAACTATTGCATCCATCCCATTTACAAACCTGACGCTAAACAATGCCTCCGGTTTAACGCCATCTATTCCCATAACTATTTCAGGCAATAACACACTTACCTCAGGAACACTTACCATCAGTTCCACGCTCACTTACAATGGTGCTGCCGCTCAAACAATTTCAGGAGCAGGAAGCATTACTTGTTCTACTGCAGGAACAATTACGATTAATAATGCAGCGGGAGTTACTACAAGTTCTGCTATGACAATTGACGGAACAATTACCGTTTCTGCAGGAACTTTTAATACAGGAGCAACTACCATTACGTTGCCTTCAGATGCCGCACATACGGGCAGAATTGGAAATTCAGCCGGGACAATTGTGGGTTCTGACTGGAGGCAGCAAAGATTTATTGCTTCTGCCAGCGCCAACTGGGATGATTTTTCAACACCTATCAACGGAAATAATCTTGGCGACTGGGATAATGAATTATACCTAAGCATTGCATCAGGTTGCCCCGATGGAACGGCTGCGGGCTTTAAATCCGTATATTATTTTGATGCCGCTACTCAGGCATGGGTGGCTGTTACCACGTGTGCACCGGCATTACCGGCAACCAGAGGATATGAACTCTGGCTTGGTTCTGACATGAGTAATTATAACCCGGCAGTTCTTGGAACTGTTGACAGCAGGGGAACTCCCAACTTTGGCAACAAAGCCGCCACTCTTGCAAGCGGAGTTGGAAACTGGACGCTAATTGGAAATCCGTATGCATCGGGAATTGACTGGGCATTGGTGTTTGCAGATGCTTCAGGTCTTTCAAACTTTTTCCAGATTTATGACCAAAGTATAAACAACTATGTTACTACTCCCAACGGTGGAATAATTTGTTCCACGCAAGGGTTCTGGGTTCAGAATTCAGGCGGAGCGCCTTCGCTAACTTTTAAGGAATCACATAAAACTGCAACGAATGTTTCGTTTGTACGCCAGTCAATGTATGCTACCAATGATATGCTGAAGATGAAATTGTATACGCTTGATAAAAAAAATGCTTCCGAATTAATAGTAAAAATAAATAATGAAGGAACAGATTATTTCAATGCCGCTCAAGATGCATCTTACAGAAGAAGCAAAGACACCATTTCTCCCGGATTAACAGCCGTTACTTCCGATGGAATAAAAACCATGTATAAAACTGTTCCTAAAAAAACTTCTTTATCTGTTCCGCTTTCAGCGCAGGTATATGTTCCCGGAACTTATTACATCGACTTCAATGGAATCAATACCGTTTTCGGATATAACTGCATTTCATTGGAGGATAAAGAAACAGGAGTAATTGTAAAATTGACTTCTGACAAAACCTATTCATTCACCCAGTCCGACATCTCCAAAGAACATTTATTCGTTCTCCATTTTGAAAATGTTTGCACTGATCAAACTCCTTTTGCAAATACTGTGAGAGTATATTCTGTGGAAGATGGCGCTGCTGTAAATTTTAATTTTGATGAAGCAACAAGCGCTCAGATTTCAGTTTATAACCTACTGGGAGAAAATGTTGCGAATGAAAATGTAAAAACAGAAAAAGAAATCGTAACCATTCCTCTTGCTGCAAAAAACCAAGTTTATATTGTAAGAGTGACTACCTCAAACGGAACAACAGCTTACAAAATTTTTTACTAA
- a CDS encoding DEAD/DEAH box helicase, whose translation MKFSEFNLDAKLMEGLSSMGFETPTPIQEKTIPIISAGKDLIACAQTGTGKTAAYLLPLLSKLSAHPSDYVDTLIISPTRELALQIDRALEGFAYFTSVSSIAVYGGNDGGSFEQEKKALTHGANIIIATPGRLKSHLNMGYVKFDMLKHLILDEADRMLDMGFYEDIMAIIKYLPAKRQTLLFSATMPPRIREMAKKILHHPEQINIAISKPAEGILQAAYLVYDNQKNDLIVHLLKGKNLQSVLIFSATKSNVKILERDLYKLGLSVAAIHSDLEQKEREEVLRDFTARKTQVLVATDILARGIDIEGIDLVINYDVPRDAEDYVHRIGRTARAQSTGVAITLINEKDQRNFKRIEDFLGKEIFKPALPLNIGKGPALR comes from the coding sequence GTGAAATTTTCCGAATTTAATCTTGACGCAAAACTGATGGAAGGACTTTCCTCTATGGGTTTTGAAACGCCAACTCCCATCCAGGAAAAAACCATTCCTATTATTTCGGCCGGAAAAGATTTAATTGCCTGCGCGCAAACGGGAACCGGAAAAACAGCCGCGTATCTTTTGCCGCTCCTCAGCAAACTTTCTGCGCACCCTTCTGATTATGTTGACACGCTGATTATTTCTCCTACGCGCGAACTCGCTTTGCAGATTGACCGCGCGCTGGAAGGATTTGCATATTTCACTTCGGTAAGTTCCATTGCTGTGTACGGAGGAAATGATGGTGGTTCGTTCGAGCAGGAGAAAAAAGCATTAACACATGGAGCGAATATTATAATTGCTACGCCCGGAAGATTGAAATCGCATCTCAACATGGGCTATGTGAAATTTGATATGCTGAAGCATTTGATTCTGGATGAAGCCGACCGCATGCTCGACATGGGTTTTTACGAAGACATTATGGCAATTATAAAATATCTTCCCGCGAAAAGGCAAACATTACTTTTTTCCGCCACCATGCCACCGAGAATCCGCGAGATGGCAAAAAAAATTCTTCATCACCCCGAACAAATAAATATTGCCATATCAAAACCTGCCGAAGGAATTTTGCAGGCAGCGTATTTGGTTTACGATAATCAGAAAAACGATTTGATTGTACATCTTCTTAAAGGAAAGAACCTGCAAAGCGTTTTAATTTTTTCTGCAACTAAAAGTAATGTGAAAATTCTGGAGCGTGATTTATATAAACTTGGTTTATCCGTTGCCGCCATTCATTCTGACCTTGAACAAAAAGAGCGCGAAGAAGTGCTGCGTGATTTCACCGCGCGAAAAACGCAGGTGCTTGTCGCCACCGATATTCTTGCCAGAGGGATAGACATTGAAGGAATTGATTTGGTAATTAATTACGATGTGCCGCGCGATGCCGAAGATTACGTTCACCGGATTGGGCGCACCGCGCGCGCGCAAAGCACCGGAGTTGCCATCACGCTTATTAATGAAAAAGACCAGCGCAATTTTAAAAGGATAGAAGATTTCCTGGGAAAAGAAATTTTTAAACCTGCATTGCCGCTGAATATCGGCAAAGGTCCCGCTCTACGGTAG
- a CDS encoding DUF2061 domain-containing protein: MFLENFFLKDPSIKRHFAKTITWRVVGTFDTMLVGWFITGNPLMGVKIGGFEILTKMALYFFHERVWFKINFGLPHRKKNEKEIRKDSLETNK, encoded by the coding sequence ATGTTTTTAGAAAACTTTTTTTTGAAAGATCCCTCTATTAAAAGGCATTTTGCCAAAACAATTACATGGAGAGTTGTGGGAACTTTTGATACTATGTTGGTGGGATGGTTTATTACAGGCAATCCCCTAATGGGAGTTAAAATAGGAGGTTTTGAAATTTTGACAAAGATGGCTTTGTATTTTTTTCACGAACGCGTGTGGTTTAAAATAAATTTTGGATTACCGCACAGAAAGAAAAATGAAAAGGAAATAAGAAAAGATTCTTTAGAAACTAATAAATAG